The Fragaria vesca subsp. vesca linkage group LG2, FraVesHawaii_1.0, whole genome shotgun sequence genome includes a window with the following:
- the LOC101295890 gene encoding two-component response regulator ARR22-like, with the protein MALTRSNKMLKSTNANEAATKITALVVDDSGINQSIHRKLLENLGIENQVAGNGKEAVDVHCSGKQFDLILMDMDMPIMNGIEATRTLRAMGIRSTIAGVSSHSHTETIQEFVKAGLDDYQEKPLTISKLVSILQKVNSN; encoded by the exons ATGGCT TTAACAAGGAGCAACAAAATGTTGAAGAGCACAAATGCAAATGAGGCTGCAACCAAGATAACAGCTCTCGTCGTAGATGACAGCGGGATCAACCAAAGCATTCACCGCAAGCTCTTGGAGAATCTTGGCATTGAAAATCAAGTCGCAGGTAACGGAAAAGAAGCTGTTGATGTCCATTGCTCTGGCAAACAGTTTGATCTGATACTGATGGACATGGACATGCCTATCATGAATGGCATTGAG GCAACAAGGACACTGCGTGCAATGGGGATTCGAAGTACAATTGCTGGTGTATCATCACATTCTCACACTGAAACGATACAAGAGTTTGTGAAGGCAGGACTGGATGACTACCAAGAGAAGCCCTTAACCATTTCTAAGCTAGTTTCCATCCTCCAGAAGGTCAATAGCAACTAG